In the genome of Myxococcus stipitatus, one region contains:
- a CDS encoding HAMP domain-containing sensor histidine kinase — translation MNAHLLQAALLAWSPGLRVTRAQGDCAAVLRRPAEELLDRPLHLVLGVSPERARELDALAKEHRRHVEFISSQLGGEDATPLRLTLGLEEGESAACVQDLNALLEGAPPVQISRLSSSLSHEIRNPLSSVKMAVQTLARNTGLSDRDRRRLTIANREIRTMERMLWLLSEYGRDTTPNLDAHALRSVLQEATGMVALELAERRIDVRVDEEEDLPRVRVDPNRLRPVLAQVLLNVAMAQPEDSAVEVALRRGPPGRVLMVLKDPAAALPPEESGTLFEPFGSRLARGAGLSLAALRRVMMGQGGDVAAEGSAEPGMVFTLTFAT, via the coding sequence CGCCGTGCTTCGCCGCCCCGCGGAGGAGCTCCTGGACCGTCCGCTTCACCTGGTGCTCGGCGTGTCTCCCGAGCGCGCTCGCGAACTGGACGCCCTGGCGAAGGAGCACCGCCGCCACGTGGAGTTCATCTCCTCGCAGCTCGGCGGAGAGGACGCCACGCCCCTGCGACTGACGCTCGGCCTGGAGGAAGGAGAGTCGGCCGCGTGCGTGCAGGACCTCAACGCCCTGCTGGAAGGCGCGCCGCCCGTCCAAATCTCCCGGCTGTCGTCCTCGCTCAGCCACGAGATTCGCAACCCGCTGTCGTCCGTGAAGATGGCGGTGCAGACGCTGGCCCGGAACACCGGCCTGTCGGACCGCGACCGGCGACGGCTGACCATCGCCAACCGCGAGATTCGCACCATGGAGCGCATGCTGTGGCTCCTGTCCGAGTACGGCCGCGACACGACGCCCAACCTGGATGCCCACGCGCTGCGCTCGGTGCTCCAGGAGGCCACGGGCATGGTGGCGCTGGAACTGGCTGAACGCCGCATCGACGTGCGCGTGGACGAGGAGGAGGACCTGCCTCGCGTGCGCGTGGACCCCAACCGCCTGCGCCCCGTGCTGGCCCAGGTGCTGCTCAACGTCGCCATGGCCCAACCCGAGGACAGTGCCGTGGAAGTCGCCCTGCGCCGAGGCCCTCCGGGCCGGGTGCTGATGGTGCTCAAGGACCCCGCCGCCGCCCTTCCTCCCGAGGAGAGCGGCACCCTGTTCGAGCCGTTCGGCTCACGCCTGGCCCGCGGCGCGGGCCTGTCCCTGGCCGCGCTCAGGCGCGTCATGATGGGACAAGGTGGAGATGTCGCGGCCGAGGGCAGCGCCGAACCCGGCATGGTGTTCACCCTGACGTTCGCCACCTGA
- a CDS encoding sigma-54 dependent transcriptional regulator, which yields METLLIVDDDVSLLETLKMHFEEIEHDGQPRYQVATATSAAAGLRAAQEAMPSVVILDMMLPDRTGLEIIEEMKGLCGDARIILVTAYHDMETTIRAMKAGAFDYIHKPFPDPAALDLVVERALEYRQLSRRADEVNRENAAVRLGDIVGTSPSMQQLVKEIGKVTGSAATVLITGESGTGKELIARVIHNYSYDEPRPFIGINCSAIVDTLLESELFGHEKGAFTGAMSGKPGKFELAEDGTVFLDEIGDMSLMLQSKLLRVLQEREFERVGGVKRIKLRARVIAATHRNLSEEVEHVRFREDLYQRLKVITLLIPPLRERREDIPLLVKHLLERINEKVHKRVTRVPPEVMERLTRLPWRGNVRELENVLTRAVVLAPGDVLRGDDLPSLDITPAPEAGRTTATNVMFTAPAVDDASLIPTLEEAERMLIARAMAVTKGHKGRTCQILGISRPTLERKLQKYKFSQRQNPLGHGFTVKDDP from the coding sequence ATGGAGACCCTTCTCATCGTTGACGATGACGTGTCGCTCCTCGAGACGCTCAAGATGCACTTCGAGGAGATAGAGCACGACGGACAGCCTCGCTACCAGGTGGCCACCGCCACCAGCGCCGCCGCGGGCCTGCGCGCCGCCCAGGAGGCCATGCCCAGCGTGGTCATCCTCGACATGATGCTGCCGGACCGCACCGGCCTGGAGATCATCGAGGAGATGAAGGGTCTGTGCGGCGATGCCCGCATCATCCTGGTCACCGCCTACCACGACATGGAGACCACCATCCGCGCGATGAAGGCGGGGGCGTTCGACTACATCCACAAGCCCTTCCCGGACCCCGCCGCGCTGGACCTCGTCGTGGAGCGCGCGCTCGAGTACCGCCAGCTCTCGCGTCGCGCGGACGAGGTCAACCGGGAGAACGCCGCCGTGCGGCTGGGCGACATCGTCGGCACCAGCCCGTCCATGCAGCAATTGGTGAAGGAGATCGGCAAGGTCACCGGCAGCGCCGCCACCGTGCTGATCACCGGCGAGAGCGGCACGGGCAAGGAACTCATCGCCCGCGTCATCCACAACTACTCGTACGACGAGCCCCGGCCCTTCATCGGCATCAACTGCTCGGCCATCGTCGACACGCTGCTGGAGAGCGAGCTGTTCGGCCACGAGAAGGGCGCGTTCACGGGCGCCATGTCGGGCAAGCCCGGCAAGTTCGAGCTGGCCGAGGACGGCACCGTCTTCCTCGACGAGATTGGCGACATGTCGCTGATGCTCCAGTCCAAGCTCCTGCGCGTGCTGCAAGAGCGCGAGTTCGAGCGCGTGGGCGGCGTCAAGCGCATCAAGCTGCGCGCCCGCGTCATCGCCGCCACGCACCGCAACCTCTCCGAGGAAGTGGAGCACGTCCGCTTTCGAGAGGACCTCTACCAGCGCCTCAAGGTCATCACGCTCCTGATTCCCCCGCTGCGCGAGCGGCGCGAGGACATCCCGCTGCTCGTCAAGCACCTGCTCGAGCGCATCAACGAGAAGGTGCACAAGCGCGTCACGCGCGTGCCTCCCGAGGTCATGGAGCGCCTCACCCGGCTGCCCTGGCGCGGCAACGTGCGCGAGCTGGAGAACGTCCTCACCCGCGCCGTCGTCCTCGCCCCCGGCGATGTGTTGAGGGGTGATGACCTGCCATCGCTCGACATCACGCCGGCCCCCGAGGCTGGCCGCACCACCGCGACGAACGTCATGTTCACCGCGCCCGCCGTCGACGACGCCAGCCTCATCCCCACGCTCGAGGAGGCCGAACGCATGCTCATCGCCCGTGCCATGGCCGTCACCAAAGGGCACAAGGGTCGCACGTGCCAGATTCTTGGAATCAGTCGACCCACCCTGGAGCGCAAACTCCAGAAGTACAAATTTTCACAGAGACAGAACCCTCTAGGGCACGGGTTCACCGTGAAGGACGACCCGTGA
- the mrpC gene encoding Crp/Fnr family transcriptional regulator MrpC, translated as MHGFNRPLGPIGSNVVAPLQATSSGMMVTANKLVPGQEAIDFKGYFKVESFPHNSTIYRPGDNTDRVYLLKSGRVRLMRIGKNGTRSVVSILRPGDLFGELFRPEGTPIEEMAIAAGEAEVWSIEGRDFRAQLEARPALAVDVVRAYAERVRALRKRVLGLTFKEVPARLADTLLTLVEAHGERCPHGGETDLRGITQQDLADLVGASRSFVSTLINEMKREGVLGNVGRILCVRDQKALRKIASKEK; from the coding sequence ATGCACGGTTTCAATCGCCCCCTCGGCCCTATCGGTTCCAACGTCGTGGCACCGCTCCAGGCGACCAGCTCCGGGATGATGGTGACCGCGAACAAGCTCGTTCCGGGACAGGAAGCCATCGACTTCAAGGGGTACTTCAAGGTCGAGTCCTTCCCGCACAACTCGACCATCTACCGCCCCGGCGACAACACGGACCGCGTCTATCTGCTCAAGTCCGGTCGCGTGCGGCTGATGCGCATCGGCAAGAATGGCACGCGCTCCGTGGTGTCCATCCTCCGCCCGGGTGACCTGTTCGGCGAGCTGTTCCGCCCCGAGGGCACGCCCATCGAGGAGATGGCCATCGCCGCGGGCGAGGCCGAGGTGTGGAGCATCGAGGGCCGCGACTTCCGCGCGCAGCTGGAGGCCCGCCCCGCCCTGGCCGTCGACGTGGTGCGCGCCTACGCCGAGCGCGTGCGTGCGCTGCGCAAGCGCGTGCTCGGGCTGACCTTCAAGGAAGTCCCCGCGCGGCTGGCGGACACGCTCCTGACGCTCGTGGAGGCGCACGGCGAGCGCTGCCCCCACGGCGGTGAGACGGACCTGCGCGGCATCACCCAGCAGGACCTGGCGGACCTGGTCGGCGCGTCGCGCTCGTTCGTGTCCACGCTCATCAACGAGATGAAGCGCGAGGGGGTGCTGGGCAACGTCGGCCGCATCCTCTGCGTCCGCGACCAGAAGGCCCTGCGCAAGATTGCCTCGAAGGAGAAGTGA